The sequence below is a genomic window from Vespula pensylvanica isolate Volc-1 chromosome 1, ASM1446617v1, whole genome shotgun sequence.
GGAGCAACCAGTTGACGACTCGTAAAAAATTCacttccctcttttcttttcttttcttttcttttcttttctattctatttcttcattacgttttcatctttttcctcCACTCCTTCTCTGTAAATTGAAATCCATGTATTACgaacgatgaaataaattctattttatctaatGCAAGCTagaagaacgagaaggaaagagaataataaaggagaagagagaaagagaaggaggagggaaaTGGAGGAGGGAAGAGCTGTCAAATTCGCACTCAATTaagtctgaaaaaaaaagagaaagagaaactactCATCCATTGGTTGCGGTCCAGAGGATCCAACGATATTTACGCGCCCGTAAGACGATAGTCTCGGCGCGAATGTGCAAGGAATTAATCAGCGCACTTTTATAGCGTGTAAATCAAGCGCAGCACTGCACTCGACGGAACGCGGCCCGAACGACTCTTTATCGCTCGTTCTCCCGAACTTTATTACATTCATGCTGTGCTCGTCCGCGGTTACGCGCACAgacacatgtgtgtgtgtgtgtttgtgtttgtgtggGTTAATGTAATacacagaagagagagagagagagagagagagagagagagagagagagagagagagagagagagagagagagagagagagagagagagaaagagaaagaaagagacagttTCAAACACGCAACGCGAGCGGCCAGGGTCGCTTCCCCCTTTTCTCGACCGCCGGAAGTTTCAATGAACGCGAGAGACGGATCCTCATAAATTCGTTGGCCGATGGCTAAAAAGCGTCCTGCCtttgaatcttctttttcgcGCGTCCCTTTCGTACCAGCGGGAGCTTTGTTCCTTAAATATCTccctttcgaacgaaaaaatgtCATTGACCGATGGATAAATGATAGGAGAggtgagaaagggagataagtcaatttttaatcgaattatatcGATCCGTTAAACAAAgtgtaatttcaaataaaaacatttttatttggaaCGATATAGtgtaagaagagaagaaaaagagggagagagagagagatttggtTAAGTATTACGAACATAATACGAACGCGTATTGTTCGATGCACGTTGTAATTTCGTTTATAGCATAACCGGCCGATAAAACGCATCCGCGCTGATATACGATATCCAAGATCACTGCTATTATCGCTTATCAATTTCTCGAATTCGTGGCAAAGTACGTGCTTAAGGCCACGTACGTGAGCCATTAGCCTCTGTGGAATTTCGATACTTCGTTAATCGAATTGATacgtatgaaaaagaaaaagaaacatacgcgggtatacacacacacacacacacacatatttaaacgaagtatatcttcttcgttatttGAGAAATTTCTTCGTACAGCAAACAACTAATCATAGGAAGTACTATTACatgcaaaaataaattcttatttacGAAGGATCGTGAGAATCGTCTCGACCTAaggtttttctttccttttctatctcgttcgttctctccaAGAAGGATGAACGGCCTTACCGACGATTTAACGAGTCATGTCCTTCCTGCATACATTTTTTGCGAACACGGCATTCGTATTCGAAtgtggtaatagtagtagtagtagtaatactaGTACTAGTACTCTCtcgtagtagtaatagtagtagtagtagtagtagtagtagtagtagtagtagtaatagtagtagtagtagtagtagtgtagtaataCCCATCGATGTCGACGAGCTCGAGAAGAACGGCTCGTACACCTGTCCGATCGATCgtatagaagaaaaggaaggcgAAAGGTAGGTTCGATCGTTCGGAAGAAGAGGATTAATCGAAGTCATCATCgatcgaaggaagaagacTCGCGTTCAAAGCGTATTCACGCTTTGAAATCTCGATCGTTCGCCACCTACGTCATGCATGTCGAGTTGGATGCATCTAGCGAATGACTTTTCCCTACGTTCCTGTAAcgctaaataaaataaataagtttatgaaaggatatcttttatatagaaaataagaaaataagaattacgattgatcgtaaatatatcaaataatttacgCGTACCGTTtgtcattctttctctttctctctccaatATTAAAAccatcgaaatgaaaaattacgaCGTTCGATGATATCGCTTTTATACCGATAGACTCGTACATTAAAATCTCGTGAAGATCGCGCAAACGTTTGCACTTTTTgcgaaagagaacaaaacgaGAGATATAAATGAAGATGAAACGACACGAGGATCATCCTTcgttaaaagtattaaaacgCATTCGACGTCGTCATAATTTTCGTTTGTAATCGATAGCCAAGCACACCCACATACGTCCTGGCGCAATGTGTTAAGGAGCGACGAACGCTCGATAAATGCATCTCTGACGGCTCTGACGTATGAACTTCGTAATGGTTAATTATGGAAATGTCTTCGTTCCTTATTGAGCGACTTCCGGGACACGAATTGCAGTGTGATCCCAAATTGATACCTACGCATTATCGTATTCTAcgttatgtgtgtatgtaagtaccTACGCTTTTATTCTAGAAGGTTCCGACCGTGAGACgctttttcttcgagatcgTTAACGTCGAACATGACAAGACacgcttctctcttctctacccTATCATTAAGTCTTTTCTAttcaatgtatgtatgtttctgCGTATGTTCCTTTTATGTCATTTAAATGATAAGCGTTTTATAACCATAGACAAACgcatatcgaaaaaatattattcgtaacgttatttttatcgaatacaatttatttttttcttctctctctctctctctctctctctctctctcttatacaaTATCTCGAATCGATGTTTATACTATGTTTTCTACGGGCTTTATGCAAACGAAaaggaatgagaaaagaaaaataaggaaattcAACAAGAGCCGAAGGAGTCGAACGTTAACGACGCAGTTTTGAATCGACATTCGTTGTCGCTCcttttaaatcattattcGCAGCTCGTCGAGCACTCTTCGTAACGTAGTCCGGTCACGTTCGACTCGTAACTCGGTATAACGAAACGTAACACACAAACCAAATCCTACTGAGCAAAAGGacgacgtatgtatatattatatatatatatgtgtgtacgtacatacatatatgcatacatgtatattgtCTCGCGATTCTTCCGTTTATTCTACGCCGTAATTCTTATTTCTCAACTAACGCGCGCAACACAGCTAATATCGAGAGActtttttcgaaaggaaaattgttgtgtatgcatgtgtgtatgtgtgtatctatctatctatctatccatctatctgtcTGCGCGCGCGAGATTTGATATAGCGTGAAAGTGCACGTAGGAGAGGTCTCGATGTGTGCCGATCGTGTTGGATAAGCGCAAAGTTGTTGAAAGTCAAGATGACGGAAATAAGAGTCACGCATGCGACGACATTACCGTGGACTTCAATAAAAAGGAAGTCTCCCTTCTTGCTGccaagaaaggaaagatttcAAATCATCGATAAATTGAAAACTCGACTGACGGAAACGGTATGGATACGCGTAAGTGTGTAAGTGCATAAGTGGATATATATGGTCTTTTTTCTAAGTTTCACGGATACAAAGCTTGTATCGGCTTTAAAACATCGAAGgatgaaaacaaaacaaaatgtaaatagaaaagtaatatGTCTAAGTACAACATTCTACGTCtctcgattctttctttctgtctttttctctctgttgtATGCTTGATGATATGaggagaacgaaacgaaagctTGCTTCCCCCATGAATTGTTTGAGTCAACGAGTTGTTTCTCGACCACCTATCGTGATTCCAAGCCGATGTTTTCGAAGGTTCGAGAGTGAAGTGCTCTTATCGAGTACAGTTACCTCTGAAGATGAAttaaaaagggagagaacgaaacgagaaaagagggagagagagatgcatacGATTAATTGCACAACGACGGATCAGCAAAATCGCTGTGcatcgaattaattcgataacGTATAACATAGATGGGTACTTGTCGAGTATTCATTCGAAAGGTTCGTTccttaaaattgttaataccgattatatacatatactatcgACGATTAACATTTGCGCTCTCCACAATCGCTTTATTCTCACATAATTACCCTtgaataatttgataaatgaaTGAACCACATGTTGAACAAAGTCACTTAATTATCAATACATCGTTCCCGATTTTCAAACGGGACGATTTCATCGAGGAAAAGATTATCATTGGGGTTGCAGATTCATTGTTCGcgtatttcctttcttcttttccttttcttaatcGAATCAAAATGGATCCTCTTCGATGGACGTGTACAACTCTACGCAATCTCTCTCGTCTCGCGAAGAGGGACGAGATTTAAAAGAGGAAGGTAATGAAGAGGAGATGAGTGAAGAAAGGAGAGGGGAGTGGTAGGGATGAGAGGAATGAGAGGTAGGGTGGGAAGAGAAGTACAAGCCAAGGTTAAAAGCGAAAAAGTAGCCGAAGCATGCGCTCGCGGCACGATTAATTGGCTCGATTACTTGGTGGGCGCGCATGCGAATCCTTGCTTATTAAATGCGTTTAATTAAGTCGCACGCCTGCTACGTCGGACTGCGTAATGATCGTTGAAAGCCTTCTACCgactctcctctcctctcctctccttcttttgctccactctttccttctattttctcgtACGAGTAAGTACCTACGCTTACGAGTTCCGTCTCTTGTCCAGACGAGGACGCACAAACGTTGTTGTGCGTTGTGTACGCATTTTACCTGCGACAGCTGCGATACCGTTTTGCATCGACGTCtacctacgtatgtatttacatatacggatatacatatacataggtatatgtacatatacgtagtatatacatacgtatatttgcTTACGTATACGTTGCTATATAACATACGTTACGCATTCGGAACGTTTAAATAgcgttagaaaaagaaagacgaagaaaaaatgaaaaaaaaggaatagaccAAAAAAAATGGAGACGGCACCGTTCGTCGTTCTGGAtgcacgtttttttttttttaaagtcaaGGATATCTTCCATTAGAAAGGAAGGAGGGCAAAGAGTTTGAATAAAGCGATCGTCGAGCTCCCAACGCGGTCATCgtcttttgataaaaatgtgaaatGAATCGTCGAACGTCTGGCGCCAgaggtatataatatgtagcgtgggagagagagagagagaaagagaggagagcagagagagttagagaaggattatttctctctctctctctctctctctctctctctctctctctctctctctctttctctttctctttctttttctttttctctacggTGATACGGTGTATGAAGTTTCAACGTTGCGAAAGGAAATCGTGCGTTTCGTGACGAGTATCGCAAGGGAAATGGCcttatgcatatacatatgcttATAAATACGCGCATATAAGTATCTGTGCAGATAGTTTATACGtcagtaatattttatttcattcgatctttttttaacgtcttaggaaaatatttttttctcgatcatttctctatctctattatatatatatatatataatattaataacatatatctactatcttttccttttttctttttatttttacagccACAAAATCTGGTACTAACCGGCGATTTTCCCGATTGCGACGTGAAACTCTGCGATTTTGGTATATCGCGATACATCAGCCACGGTGCGGACATACGTGAGATCTTGGGCACGCCCGATTATGTTGGTGAGTatagggagaaaagaagaaaaagaaaaagaaagaaaaattaacaatttttaatttaaaaattaaacattacaaaaaaaaaaaagaaaagaagaacaaaaaagcgACGAAACGTGTTCCGTAGTATGAATCCctgagagaaggaagagagaattttATAACTCGCGACGAAATGAACGTCCTCGCGAGGATCGATGTATCAGCAGGGGCGCATAAATTAAAAGGATTGCCgcacgaatataaatataaatcatttgacGTGCGCTGAAATCGATCGCCGCGGGTatcccttcgtttctttttttcgtttcacgGATCCCCGTTGACTCCGCaagtctcctctctctctctctttctctctctctttctttttctctgtctctctcactccaaCGGGTTATATTATTCGCGCAGAGAATCTGGTTGCGTCCGTTGGTGGCTCGTTTCGTAGCGCGTAATTCCATTAAAGAAACAGGGCCCGTTGCATAATTGAACAGAACAAGCCACTTCACAGCCGGCAGTAAAGCCGCACGCGgcgatgatgatggtgatggtggtggtgatggtactGATGTTGGTATTGGTATTGGTATTGGTATTGGTAGTGAtggtggcggcggtggcgATGGTGGCAGCGGTGGAGTTTGCGCGTCGTTTCTCCGCGGCTATTGCTACTCGTGCACTCgtcaaagaaatgaaagagagagagagagagagagagagagagagagagagagagagagagaagagaaaaggagaagagagtcCTTTTACGATCCTCGCGATTACTACTCCCGCAATTACTTCTGACTCCCGTCTCTCTAACGGTCGTCGAGTCTGAATGAAAACGGTACGAAAGGTATACTcgagagagcaagaaaaagagagagagagagagagagatagagagagattcaCCCTTCGATTCATATGCGAGCCGTTTTCGCGCGAGTCGACACATAAATCGTCGACTTTCTTGATTGCCTCTTTACCGTATATACCTTCTATGTATTCCTTCTATATTCCTTATtgtatatttcgattttttcttaatgaCGATATTAGAATATGAGTATATGTTTCATTGAGAAGGatcatttaaatatgatatacatacatacatacatacatatatatgtatatatatatatttctttctatctctaattgattttaaaatagtttgataaaaaatggaacgatttaatcgatcgttcttaatgaattaattgttCTTCTcttgcgaaaagaaaaaggaaagaaaaaaaaaaaaaaaagaaacatacaatttttaacGCGAAAGGTGATAGATCAATTTTAAATGATCCAATTAAACGGGATACACTCTGTTGTTGAGGAACGTTTATTTCATCAAGTAAATCTACATCGCGATAGAGTACAGCATGCAGACGCAAGCGTATGATTTCAAAGAGTGGACGCATCATAAATCATTCTCTTAAACGTTCCTTCCGCATCCGTGCGTGTTTCAGCCCCAGAAGTCCTGAATTACGAGCCGATCAGTCTGGCAACCGACATGTGGTCGGTCGGAGTTCTACTCTACGTTCTGTTAACGGGATGCTCCCCTTTTGGCGGCGATACCAAGCAGGAAACCTTTTGTAACATCAGCAGATGTCGTTTAGATTTTCCGGACGATCTCTTCGAGGACGTATCGGAGGAGGCGCGAGATCTCATGCGCAAACTCATGGTCAAGGATCCAAGGTGAGTTGaattggttttttctttttttttttttttttttctttaagataCAATCgacgtttataataatttattaatcgatagaaACAAATGATTCgctaaaacgaacgaacgaacgaagtaaTGAATGTACGTCCGTCGATCGTTCCATGATAACAcacgatcgaatttttcaaaattgtttcactacgttcgaacgaacggctcgtctttcttttttcttttttttccttttcctttttttttctttttgtataccATATATCATATCCATTAATTTCCACATAATTTAGCTCACGTTACGAAGGTTAACACGAGGCGTATGGAATGTCGTCGACATTCAGTTACACGAGCCACGCTTgttttcgttcgaagaaatcaAATAATGCCAACATGCTTCTAACATAACCATCGATGAACAAGCAGATCACATTCGTCTTTCCTACGCGCCGGTATCTCTTTTCACTTAGTCCTATGTAGCGTAAACTCTTTCTCGGTAGGTCATGACGGACTTCCCCGAAGACATTATTTACAAGCGTAGGTCTGAGAAATCAtaacgtgatatatatatatatatatatatatatatatatatatacgctcTGGAgaaagacagggagagagagagagaagaaatgttGAACGAACTCGTTGAAAGATCTCGTTTCTCGTTGATCTTTCATTTCCAACTGCGCGTTTTAGATATACACGtatagacatacatatacgtatagacaatcttgatatatatcatatcacATCATATCGTACTATACGTGTAGATAAATTTTCCTGgattgatcaaaaaaaaaaaaaaaaaaaaaaaagaaatgagacaaacaaacaaacaaatcaaGTTCCAGCCTTTGCTCTGACTTTCATTGAAACGGGAAGAGGACTAGAAAAACTCGTAGATTTCCTTATCGTCAAGCAGACGGACAGCTGGAAGGAAGTCTCCATCCGGGCTATCCGGGTCCTTCCTTGCAAAGCCGGGGTTTATCTCGTTGACGACAATACTAAacggaaagacagagagagatagagatacgtCACACGAGCATCATATACGCTCACGATCAGCCGCGTCGAAGTACaatttactcttttctttctctctctatttctctgtctctctcgtacAACTGTTAACGGACGAGCGTTACGCAATCCAGTTAGTCTGCTATCGAAGACAATCCTGTCCCTCGTCCGGAAATCAAGGCGTTCTGATGACCACAAAAGTACAACAGCTCCTCTCCTTGTCTGAGAAATCTTACctcgtttgttcttttttatctaaaaaaattcttcttaaaaCGCTTGTGACTCGAGTAAAAACACATATAAAGATACAGGATTTCGTAACGACGGGAGAGCCGCAATTCGTCGAGTATATGTAGTTTTGTTCGAACAGAGTAGAAAAttttggaagaagaaaaaagtgtcgTTAGGTAAAACCCCTTCTAGCGTGGGTTTGATTGATATTCAACCTCCTCGGTTAATCGGAGCAGAACTGGGTAACGAGTAACTGTACTTTCACGTGATTCGATTATATCTGAAGGAACATTAAGAAAAGACCTCCGTGTTCCACCTGCGTTATCTTCTATTGAATATTCAAACTTGCGATATACAACTTCGGACATATTTATACTAGGTTTCTATTTCAGCTATTTTACCATAAACTACCTCCTAACGTCATCTATCAAATAGCCCGTGTTTTTTGTCTAATCTCAATTCGTATCTCTCTTGCGTATTagataattattctaattgaTGTTATTTCTCGTTTCAGCGAACGACTGACAGTAACGGAGTGTCTTAAGCATGCATGGTTCGCCATGTTCGATGATCCAGTGCCACCGTTATCCTCTTCACTACCCCCGACGGAAGACTCCAGTTTAAAATGCAAAACGATCTCTCagcaggaagaagaagaacaaaaacaacagCACAACAATAAATCATCGACGGAGgaaacgaagacgacgatTCCACCATCGGCGCCAAAGTGCTGCGACGCCGAAAACACACACGTGCGAACATCGAGCCTTGCCAATCAAAATGAAGTAAAAACGATGACTACCCGAGCTGTCTCTTCGCACacggaaaatatttattcgacttCTAAATCTAGCCCTAAGTCTATGAGGTTTGGTTTGAGTCCCGATCGTAGGGACACCTTTAAACGTAATATGGAATCGCTGGCTCAAAAATTTTCGAGTACGGAGATCGTCATTATTGAATCATCCTGCGCGAACAGTAAGAACACCACGACATCctcgacgacgataacgacgagtTCAACGATTATGTCTGGAAACGTGAGCACGCAGAGAAGAGCGACGGCTACTCACACGATGCCAGCCGGTGAAGTATTCAAATGTACGCCGGTATTCATTCTTGGCGAGGAACAACAATGTAGCGACGGTGGAAGCGACACCGTATCGGAAATTTCGACGGACAGTTCGAGCGACCGGAGTAGCATCTATTCCGACGACTCGTTGGATTTTATTCTCTATGGGAAAACTCAGGGAGGTGGTAGGGCGAGTTTTCCCTTTGCAGTTGGTGCCGACCCTACATCCGACAGATGGGAACAGAggcaccaccatcaccacaaTCCACGAGCTTGGCCTAGAGAATGCAACGGCGTTGTTAGCAAAGCACTCAGTCGTTTCACATCCGAGACGTCAAGCAAGTCCTCCAAGTTGTCCACGACGGTACCACCGGTAGTTCGTGGTAAGACCGGCTTGGAAGCTCTCAGAGAGAGGGGTGGCAATCTGGTCGTCATAAGGGAACCCGTAAGAGCGGGTAGATATACGAGGTACAGCGAGGTTCAGTGCGAATCGGTGCAGGCACGGATTCGACGTTTCCAAGTACATGGAGCGTCCTAAGAAAATCTTCCTCGTTGTCTTTAAAGGGAACACACTTGGAAGGCGTCTTATATTTGACGGTCATCGCCGTCGCATTTTCGGATGGTGATCCGTGATAGAGACTGATGCTTTCTTTGTACATAGATGACGTTAATCGTGTACAGTTAAGGCCGATCGTGCCTCTTCGCAAAAGAGTTAGATaggtatgaaagagagagagagagagaaagagaaagagagaatgccGTGTGATAGtgagatgaaaaagagagcgtaaaagagaaaagaggtaGGATGGAAAAACATGTATTAATGCGAACAAATGgctgttgtatatatatatatatatagtaagatATATTAGGTGCGTGTGATGACGTGCATGTCGTTTTGTTCtctcatatcttttttcttttctttttttttttccttttttttcctcctttttttctcttttttttcttcttcttcgagtaTTATGACCAAGGCGTGATCCACATATTTTCGGTGGTACAATATATA
It includes:
- the LOC122627301 gene encoding serine/threonine-protein kinase 17B-like, with product MTADGLFEPTSIPGHLAPTPERLERLLSKQTLEELYEVEEQPFARGKYATVRRCRERSSGRQWAAKFLRKRRRAQELRAEALHEVAVLDAAAHCSRLVSLHQVFETNTEMVLVLELAPGGELQMILDRDEVPEERQVARLLKQILDGIAFLHSLNVAHLDIKPQNLVLTGDFPDCDVKLCDFGISRYISHGADIREILGTPDYVAPEVLNYEPISLATDMWSVGVLLYVLLTGCSPFGGDTKQETFCNISRCRLDFPDDLFEDVSEEARDLMRKLMVKDPSERLTVTECLKHAWFAMFDDPVPPLSSSLPPTEDSSLKCKTISQQEEEEQKQQHNNKSSTEETKTTIPPSAPKCCDAENTHVRTSSLANQNEVKTMTTRAVSSHTENIYSTSKSSPKSMRFGLSPDRRDTFKRNMESLAQKFSSTEIVIIESSCANSKNTTTSSTTITTSSTIMSGNVSTQRRATATHTMPAGEVFKCTPVFILGEEQQCSDGGSDTVSEISTDSSSDRSSIYSDDSLDFILYGKTQGGGRASFPFAVGADPTSDRWEQRHHHHHNPRAWPRECNGVVSKALSRFTSETSSKSSKLSTTVPPVVRGKTGLEALRERGGNLVVIREPVRAGRYTRYSEVQCESVQARIRRFQVHGAS